A section of the Aminiphilus circumscriptus DSM 16581 genome encodes:
- a CDS encoding efflux RND transporter permease subunit encodes MNIATASIRKSTVTWFITGLLLVGGMLSYTGLGKLEDPAFTIKTAVVTTRYPGASPEEVENEVTEVVESAIQQLGQVDIVRSLSQAGGSVIYVDIKDTFTAKDLPQIWDELRRKVNDVQGNLPPGAGPSLVNDDYGDVFGVYFALTGKGYTLRELENFADFLRKELLLVPGVANVRIAGAQRETVYVELSRSRMTQLGIPLQTIFDTLKAQNLVVDAGSVQVGKEYLRIEPTGLFATVEDIGDLFLRSGSGTLLRLRDVATVKRGYLDPPRALMRFNGEPALGIGISNVEGGNVITMGEAVKKRLAELLPQTPLGMELGLIYYQSDTVKEAIANFLVNLLEALVIVIGLLLLFMGMRCGLLIGAVLLLTILATFIAMKGFRIDLHSISLGALIVALGMLVDNAIVIADGVLVGIQKGRDPFRSSEDIVGQTQWPLLGATIIAVLAFAPIGLSPDSTGEYCRSLFQVVGISLLLSWILAVTITPLAGAHFLKVAPMREGEELYGSLLYRLYRKFLEACLAKRLLTLAVLAGLLVTGVLGFNMVDKSFFPSASSPMFTIEFRRPKGAFINETLEDVRKFEAFLREQPETKSVTSFVGEGALRFLLTFTAGDPGDEYGSFVVGTENAEETDSLMKKVEEFAARELPYLDPRVRPFGKGTGSGAKIQVRFSGEDPLVLRGLADQATALYRAAGAVNIRSDWGERVKVIRPVLDEVRARQVGLTRKDIAEALELSFSGATAGLYREKDKLLPIVARFPEAERADAGTLPEVQTWSPSLQRYLPLSQVVRRFDTVAEDSVIYRRNRMRTVTTECDAADGLAGPLFTRVRSSVENLPLPLGYSMEWGGEYESSGKAQGGLLRMIPLAFAAIVLILVVLFNALRQPAIILLCLPLSVIGMTAGLLLLRKPFDFLALLGFLSLAGMLIKNAIVLIDQIDLEIREGRDPYEAIVDSALSRARPVLMAALTTVLGMVPLYFDVLFSSMAVTIMFGLTFATGLTLVVVPVLYALFFRIHPAPEGEGVPG; translated from the coding sequence ATGAATATCGCCACAGCGAGCATTCGAAAGAGCACCGTCACATGGTTCATCACCGGTCTCCTTCTCGTGGGGGGGATGCTGTCCTACACAGGTCTCGGAAAGCTGGAGGATCCCGCCTTCACGATCAAAACCGCCGTGGTGACCACTCGCTATCCCGGCGCGTCTCCCGAGGAAGTTGAGAACGAGGTGACGGAGGTGGTGGAGAGCGCCATCCAGCAGCTCGGGCAGGTGGACATCGTGCGCTCCCTCTCCCAGGCCGGAGGCTCCGTGATCTACGTGGACATCAAGGATACCTTCACCGCGAAGGATCTTCCCCAGATCTGGGACGAGCTGCGCCGGAAGGTGAACGACGTGCAGGGCAATCTTCCTCCCGGGGCGGGGCCCTCCCTGGTGAACGACGATTACGGCGATGTCTTCGGCGTGTACTTCGCCCTCACCGGAAAGGGATACACGTTACGCGAGCTCGAGAACTTCGCGGATTTTCTCCGCAAGGAACTGCTTCTCGTCCCCGGCGTGGCGAACGTCCGCATCGCGGGAGCGCAGCGGGAGACGGTCTATGTGGAGCTTTCCCGGTCTCGCATGACCCAGCTCGGCATTCCTCTCCAGACGATCTTCGACACGCTCAAGGCCCAGAACCTCGTGGTGGACGCGGGAAGTGTGCAGGTGGGGAAAGAATATCTCCGCATCGAGCCCACGGGACTCTTCGCCACGGTAGAGGACATCGGAGATTTGTTCCTCCGGAGCGGCTCCGGAACACTGCTGCGACTCCGCGACGTGGCGACCGTCAAGAGAGGGTATCTGGATCCGCCGCGGGCGCTCATGCGCTTCAACGGCGAGCCTGCACTCGGCATCGGCATCTCCAACGTGGAAGGGGGCAATGTCATCACCATGGGCGAGGCGGTGAAGAAACGCCTCGCGGAGCTGCTTCCCCAGACGCCTCTCGGCATGGAACTCGGGCTCATCTACTACCAGTCCGACACGGTCAAAGAGGCCATCGCGAACTTTCTGGTCAACCTCCTCGAAGCGCTGGTCATCGTCATCGGTCTGCTGCTCCTCTTCATGGGCATGCGCTGCGGTCTTCTCATCGGCGCCGTGCTGCTCCTGACGATTCTCGCCACCTTTATCGCCATGAAGGGTTTTCGCATCGACCTGCACAGCATTTCCCTGGGAGCGCTCATCGTCGCCCTGGGGATGCTTGTGGACAATGCCATCGTTATTGCCGACGGCGTTCTCGTGGGAATCCAGAAAGGGCGGGACCCTTTCCGTTCCTCCGAGGACATCGTGGGGCAGACCCAGTGGCCCCTGCTCGGTGCGACGATCATCGCCGTTCTCGCCTTCGCTCCGATCGGTCTTTCTCCCGACAGTACGGGAGAGTATTGCCGCAGCCTTTTTCAGGTGGTGGGAATCTCCCTTCTGCTGAGCTGGATCCTCGCCGTGACGATCACCCCCCTTGCGGGAGCGCACTTTCTCAAGGTGGCCCCGATGCGGGAGGGGGAAGAACTCTACGGATCGCTTCTCTATCGTCTCTACCGGAAGTTCCTTGAAGCGTGCCTTGCGAAGCGGCTGCTCACGCTGGCCGTTCTGGCGGGACTTCTTGTGACGGGCGTTCTCGGCTTCAACATGGTGGACAAGTCCTTTTTCCCCAGCGCGTCGAGCCCCATGTTCACCATCGAGTTCCGGCGCCCCAAGGGGGCGTTTATCAACGAGACTCTTGAGGACGTGCGGAAGTTCGAAGCGTTTCTTCGGGAGCAGCCCGAGACCAAATCCGTGACCTCCTTTGTGGGCGAAGGGGCGTTGCGCTTCCTCCTCACCTTCACCGCGGGCGATCCCGGAGACGAGTACGGAAGTTTCGTGGTCGGGACCGAAAACGCGGAGGAGACGGATTCGCTCATGAAAAAAGTGGAGGAGTTCGCTGCCCGGGAGCTGCCGTATCTGGATCCACGGGTACGCCCTTTCGGGAAGGGGACGGGAAGCGGCGCGAAGATTCAGGTGCGCTTCTCCGGGGAGGATCCGCTCGTGCTCCGCGGCCTCGCCGACCAGGCCACGGCGCTCTATCGTGCCGCGGGTGCGGTGAACATCCGCAGCGACTGGGGGGAACGGGTCAAGGTCATCCGTCCGGTCCTCGATGAGGTTCGGGCGAGGCAGGTGGGGCTCACGCGAAAGGACATCGCGGAGGCCCTGGAACTCTCCTTTTCCGGTGCGACCGCAGGCCTCTATCGCGAGAAGGACAAACTTCTTCCCATCGTGGCCCGCTTTCCCGAGGCGGAACGGGCCGATGCGGGAACCCTTCCGGAGGTGCAGACCTGGAGTCCTTCGCTGCAGCGTTATCTCCCTCTCTCTCAGGTGGTCCGGCGTTTCGACACCGTTGCGGAGGATTCCGTGATCTACCGGCGGAACCGCATGCGCACCGTCACCACGGAATGCGATGCCGCCGACGGTCTTGCGGGGCCGCTGTTCACCAGAGTGCGCTCCTCGGTGGAAAATCTTCCTCTTCCCTTGGGGTACAGCATGGAGTGGGGCGGTGAGTACGAGAGTTCCGGCAAGGCTCAGGGCGGGCTTTTGCGCATGATTCCCCTGGCCTTTGCCGCTATAGTGCTGATCCTGGTGGTTCTTTTCAACGCCCTGCGGCAGCCCGCGATCATTCTGCTCTGCCTGCCTCTTTCGGTGATAGGCATGACTGCGGGGCTCCTGCTGTTGCGGAAACCTTTCGATTTCCTCGCGCTGCTCGGTTTCCTGAGTCTCGCGGGGATGCTCATCAAGAACGCCATCGTGCTTATCGACCAGATTGATCTCGAGATCCGGGAAGGGCGCGATCCCTATGAGGCCATCGTTGATTCCGCATTGAGCCGGGCCCGTCCGGTGCTCATGGCGGCACTCACCACCGTGCTCGGCATGGTTCCCCTCTACTTCGACGTGCTCTTTTCCTCCATGGCGGTGACCATCATGTTCGGTCTCACTTTTGCCACAGGACTCACCCTCGTGGTGGTCCCCGTTCTCTACGCGCTCTTCTTCCGGATTCATCCTGCGCCGGAGGGTGAGGGCGTGCCCGGGTAA
- a CDS encoding FapA family protein, with amino-acid sequence MTESDGERILHEEPRFRLLERGGAFVLDVRDTSLSAVEVLSRIQELDVTLRITLKELIRYIAQRGEFVLGAVLEPSSSKSERLPELLVEDGGMTCLLSLPPGWSDEERLRELLAKDHIVFGVDEDALTEALELSRSGKEVLRKPLARGIPPRNGLDGTIQMFFAPPSGRPDDNPDGRVDFYNLDLVQEIRRGDVVARRIPPTPGTPGRNVQGEIVPQRKGKPARLRFGKGLAWEGDDLRAKLDGRLEWKGDVVSVIPLLIISGDVDYSTGNITFNGPVLVRGTIRDGFSVSATGDVDIRGSVEKAFVESREGRIAVLYGVQGKGEAHLKAHKEIRLRFAQDAIIECETLEVNEYLLRCIVRTERGVLVEGRKGVIASSEIHSAAHVHARNIRSLRHGDTKIEVSGVSRNALYREYKEFQARLETVEEILVSLTAQIRSGFALGKELDQATKERILRYVDMSREYDDLRERVESYRLLFQKLKGDATFGVRGEASPGVNLRLKGYGDLIRDGASALTLFFDPDERRIVALRG; translated from the coding sequence ATGACCGAAAGTGATGGGGAACGGATTCTCCACGAAGAACCGCGCTTTCGTCTTCTCGAAAGAGGAGGCGCCTTCGTCCTCGACGTGCGGGACACATCCCTTTCCGCCGTGGAGGTGCTCTCCAGAATCCAGGAACTCGACGTGACGTTGCGGATCACGCTGAAGGAACTCATCCGGTACATCGCACAACGGGGGGAATTCGTTCTCGGCGCCGTCCTGGAACCGTCCTCTTCCAAATCGGAGCGGCTTCCCGAACTCCTCGTCGAGGACGGGGGCATGACTTGCCTCCTCTCTCTGCCGCCGGGATGGAGCGACGAGGAACGATTACGGGAACTTCTCGCGAAGGACCATATCGTCTTCGGCGTGGACGAGGACGCACTGACGGAGGCTCTGGAGCTCTCCCGCTCGGGAAAAGAGGTTCTCCGGAAGCCGCTGGCCCGAGGAATTCCTCCTCGAAACGGCCTGGACGGAACCATACAGATGTTCTTCGCACCGCCATCAGGGCGCCCCGATGACAACCCCGACGGTCGGGTGGATTTCTACAATCTCGACCTCGTCCAGGAAATACGCCGGGGCGACGTGGTGGCCCGCCGCATCCCCCCCACACCGGGAACGCCGGGACGGAACGTTCAGGGGGAGATCGTCCCCCAGCGAAAGGGAAAACCGGCCCGACTCCGCTTCGGAAAGGGACTCGCCTGGGAAGGCGACGACCTCCGGGCAAAGCTCGATGGACGGCTGGAGTGGAAGGGCGATGTGGTCTCCGTCATCCCGCTCCTCATCATTTCCGGCGATGTAGACTACTCCACGGGAAACATCACCTTCAACGGTCCCGTTCTCGTCCGTGGAACCATTCGGGACGGCTTCTCCGTCTCCGCCACAGGCGACGTGGACATTCGCGGCTCCGTGGAAAAAGCCTTCGTGGAGAGCAGAGAGGGACGCATTGCCGTCCTCTACGGTGTGCAGGGCAAGGGAGAAGCGCATCTCAAGGCGCATAAGGAGATTCGACTTCGCTTCGCTCAGGATGCCATCATTGAGTGCGAAACGCTCGAAGTGAACGAATACCTGCTCCGATGCATCGTCCGAACCGAACGGGGTGTCCTCGTGGAGGGACGCAAGGGTGTCATCGCTTCGTCGGAAATCCACTCCGCAGCCCATGTGCACGCCCGCAACATCCGCTCCTTGCGGCACGGGGACACGAAGATCGAGGTCTCCGGGGTGTCCCGGAACGCCCTCTACCGGGAATACAAGGAATTCCAGGCGCGCCTGGAGACGGTGGAGGAGATTCTCGTCTCCCTCACGGCACAGATCCGGAGCGGTTTCGCCTTGGGCAAGGAGCTGGACCAGGCCACCAAGGAGCGTATCCTCCGCTACGTGGACATGAGCAGAGAATACGACGATCTCAGGGAGAGAGTGGAATCCTACCGGCTTCTTTTCCAAAAGCTGAAGGGAGACGCCACCTTCGGAGTGAGGGGCGAGGCATCCCCGGGAGTGAATCTTCGCCTCAAGGGGTACGGAGATCTCATCCGGGACGGAGCTTCCGCTCTCACCCTCTTCTTCGACCCCGACGAACGGCGCATCGTCGCCCTTCGAGGCTGA
- a CDS encoding MBL fold metallo-hydrolase, producing the protein MAGEPIRLGKQTWVLPGSVNIGLFEDEGKAVLLDSGGDDSAGRKLLRVVEERGLSLSLVANSHSHADHIGGNALLQKRTGCGVAASPLEGALIEQPALEPFYLWSGAPPRALQTKFLQAQPSRVTLEALPGTRLGETSLDVLDLRGHALGMVGFRTPDDVLFVADTLFSEDILGKYKVSYCADVGAALETLERLETLEAAWFVPCHAAPSEDIRGLVAANRRAFETVSALLAEAAREPAIREELFARVLERLDVALDFVQYGLLFATLSAHLTFLHEKGVLRPEFSGGRLFWERCT; encoded by the coding sequence ATGGCCGGCGAACCGATTCGACTTGGAAAACAGACCTGGGTGCTTCCGGGTTCGGTGAACATCGGGCTTTTCGAGGACGAAGGAAAGGCGGTGTTGCTCGACAGCGGCGGTGACGATTCGGCGGGGAGGAAGCTCCTCCGGGTTGTGGAGGAGCGGGGGTTGTCTCTTTCGCTTGTGGCCAATTCTCACTCTCATGCGGATCACATCGGCGGGAACGCTCTGTTGCAGAAGCGCACGGGGTGCGGCGTGGCCGCGAGTCCCCTGGAGGGAGCGCTCATCGAACAGCCGGCGCTGGAGCCGTTCTATCTCTGGTCCGGCGCGCCCCCCCGGGCGCTGCAGACCAAGTTTCTCCAGGCACAGCCGTCCCGGGTGACCCTGGAGGCCCTGCCAGGAACCCGCCTGGGGGAAACCTCCCTCGACGTGCTTGACTTGCGGGGACACGCCCTGGGAATGGTGGGGTTCCGCACTCCCGACGATGTGCTTTTCGTGGCGGACACGCTTTTTTCCGAGGATATCCTGGGCAAGTACAAGGTTTCCTACTGTGCGGACGTAGGGGCGGCGCTCGAAACCCTCGAACGCCTGGAGACCCTGGAGGCCGCCTGGTTCGTTCCCTGTCACGCCGCTCCGAGCGAGGACATCCGCGGGCTCGTGGCGGCGAACCGGAGGGCTTTTGAAACCGTGTCGGCGCTTCTGGCCGAGGCGGCCAGGGAACCGGCAATTCGGGAGGAACTCTTCGCCCGAGTTTTGGAGCGGTTGGATGTGGCGCTGGACTTCGTTCAGTACGGCCTGCTGTTCGCTACCCTGTCGGCTCACCTCACTTTCCTTCACGAGAAGGGAGTTCTCCGTCCGGAGTTCTCCGGAGGACGGCTTTTCTGGGAACGCTGCACCTAG
- a CDS encoding diguanylate cyclase, translated as MKRLRRLLGHYSAMAIDIRFCERENLPAMTIPPKSIRGMFIVFLLLFLLVVALSPLAFFLTERHHTHVSLTERLESILNLQVAFFSRWYLANLEEIRAIAGISSVENRDLEAMYRDFLRFAESRKDLAGVAYVDEEGRFLVDSSLGIRPENSPDLRDREYFQAAHRGEEFITPPLVGRVSGNTLILFSVPVFRQGTFDGLVLGSALLENLAHLIGKMHFGETGRFLLYDGMGHLLSGPKASERIFGTNLAEDPRAHPLLTGRKGSLLLQGKDERGEHYYRLLTFLEGRDLILGAEMTLGEYQQSTTRMVRFSILSVTLFAALGVLFFLLLFSRMSRALSTLLAGVSAVGEGNYTKYPSETVERLPQELGTVALAVDDLKERVQVAMQQLRERSLQDSLTGLANRTLFEEEMHRHGTGRFDPVTVVICDLDGLKLVNDTLGHAWGDELIRKAASLLQNTFRAADVVARIGGDEFAVLVPFSSPETEKRMMLRLEEALSLHNAPEGHLPVLFSWGMRTGKTAERSILELFKDADEIMYAQKDEHRKKAREAILKFFLYRIHEEEKNRKDHMKNCAVIMEDFISTIPEFEPVFRERLIRLAAWHDIGMVGIQPGLLAKTEPLSEEEFVEIRRHPEIGHRIALAVPALFDIAEGIRCHHQWWNGEGYPAGGRETSIPLESRIMTLVDAFESMTNRLYKPRLSPGEAREEIRRCAGTQFDPEWAERFLRFASRKFDLP; from the coding sequence ATGAAACGACTTCGTCGTCTTCTCGGCCACTACTCGGCGATGGCGATCGACATCCGTTTCTGTGAAAGGGAGAATCTTCCCGCTATGACGATTCCGCCGAAAAGCATTCGCGGCATGTTCATTGTCTTTCTGCTACTGTTCCTCCTCGTGGTTGCCCTTTCTCCCTTGGCGTTCTTTTTGACCGAACGCCACCATACGCACGTCTCTCTCACGGAACGCCTCGAGAGTATTCTGAACCTTCAGGTTGCCTTTTTCTCCCGCTGGTATCTCGCGAATCTCGAGGAAATCCGCGCCATTGCCGGGATCAGCTCCGTCGAAAACAGAGACTTGGAAGCGATGTACAGGGATTTCCTTCGTTTCGCCGAGAGCCGGAAAGATTTGGCCGGCGTGGCGTATGTCGACGAGGAAGGGCGTTTCCTGGTCGACAGCAGTCTCGGCATACGTCCCGAAAATTCGCCGGATCTTCGGGACCGGGAGTATTTCCAGGCCGCCCACAGGGGAGAGGAATTCATCACACCACCTCTCGTGGGAAGAGTTTCCGGTAACACGCTCATCCTCTTCTCCGTTCCTGTCTTCCGACAGGGAACTTTCGATGGGCTGGTCTTGGGCTCGGCCCTCCTGGAAAATCTGGCCCACCTTATCGGAAAAATGCACTTCGGTGAAACAGGGCGTTTTCTCCTCTATGACGGAATGGGTCATCTTCTGTCCGGCCCGAAGGCAAGCGAGCGGATATTCGGAACAAACCTCGCGGAGGATCCTCGAGCCCACCCGCTCCTGACAGGACGAAAAGGTTCCCTCCTCCTCCAGGGGAAAGACGAAAGAGGAGAACACTATTACAGACTCCTCACCTTTCTTGAGGGGCGGGACCTGATTCTCGGCGCGGAAATGACCCTGGGGGAGTACCAGCAGTCCACAACTCGTATGGTCCGCTTCAGTATTCTGTCCGTCACGCTCTTCGCCGCACTGGGAGTTCTCTTCTTCCTGCTTCTTTTCTCCCGCATGTCCCGCGCCCTTTCCACACTCCTCGCGGGAGTCTCCGCCGTGGGAGAGGGCAACTACACCAAATATCCTTCCGAAACCGTCGAACGGCTTCCCCAGGAACTCGGCACCGTCGCCCTCGCCGTGGACGACCTGAAAGAACGGGTTCAGGTCGCCATGCAGCAACTCCGAGAACGCTCGCTCCAGGATTCTCTCACCGGCCTTGCAAACCGTACGCTCTTCGAAGAAGAGATGCACCGCCACGGCACAGGACGATTCGACCCCGTCACGGTGGTGATCTGCGATCTGGATGGACTCAAACTCGTGAACGATACCCTGGGACATGCTTGGGGAGACGAATTGATCCGCAAGGCTGCATCGCTACTTCAGAACACGTTTCGCGCCGCCGACGTGGTCGCCCGCATCGGCGGCGACGAATTCGCCGTTCTCGTTCCCTTCAGTTCACCCGAGACGGAAAAGCGGATGATGCTCCGGCTTGAGGAAGCACTCTCCCTCCACAACGCCCCGGAGGGACATCTGCCCGTCCTCTTTTCCTGGGGAATGCGCACGGGCAAAACGGCGGAACGAAGCATCCTGGAACTTTTCAAGGATGCCGACGAGATCATGTACGCTCAAAAGGATGAGCACCGAAAAAAGGCTCGGGAGGCGATCCTGAAGTTCTTTCTTTACCGAATCCACGAGGAGGAGAAAAACCGAAAGGACCACATGAAGAACTGCGCAGTCATCATGGAGGATTTCATCAGTACCATACCCGAGTTTGAACCTGTTTTTCGAGAGCGTCTGATCCGCCTCGCCGCCTGGCACGACATCGGCATGGTGGGCATTCAGCCGGGCCTGCTCGCCAAAACGGAACCGCTCTCCGAGGAGGAGTTCGTGGAGATCCGACGGCATCCCGAGATCGGACATCGCATCGCCCTCGCCGTTCCCGCGCTTTTCGACATCGCCGAGGGCATCCGCTGCCACCACCAGTGGTGGAATGGTGAGGGGTACCCCGCTGGAGGAAGAGAAACGTCGATTCCTCTGGAAAGCCGCATCATGACCCTTGTTGACGCCTTCGAATCCATGACGAACCGACTCTATAAACCGCGTCTTTCTCCCGGGGAGGCACGGGAGGAGATCCGGCGCTGCGCGGGCACTCAGTTCGATCCCGAATGGGCGGAACGGTTTCTCCGCTTCGCCTCTCGGAAGTTCGATCTTCCTTGA
- a CDS encoding efflux RND transporter periplasmic adaptor subunit, with translation MEKRELFRKYTGIFGILVLFAVGLFLFGRHERKEETVSRAPVARPVKTLVLSAPAARDVRTYPGKILASQRVDLAFRVSGPLVELPVRKAQNVAKGDLLARLDPRDFEIQLQNVKSTLANAQAQLAAMRAGARKEEVSALSSQLASSRARMEEAEAQYRRFERLYKEGAIAAAEFDRYKTAYEVSKATVNEASQELQKAKTGARPEDIQAMEATIRGLESSVKAAESALSDTELRAPFDGIVADRYVENFQSIQRDQPILALQDLKDLEVVISVPEQDLTRARSADAVTVQVRFENIPGKTFSATFKEVATQADPQTQTYPVTFRMPYPEELMVLPGMTVEVLLGFQSNATGDGGFVVPTEAVAAGEGTSHFLLVVDEPALTVRRVPVDVLSFRKEDAVVSGDLAPGTRVVVAGVSLLAEGEAVTLYAPEETPLPAAE, from the coding sequence ATGGAGAAACGAGAATTGTTCCGGAAGTACACGGGCATCTTCGGCATTCTGGTGCTCTTTGCGGTTGGACTCTTTCTGTTCGGACGCCATGAACGGAAGGAGGAGACCGTCTCCAGGGCGCCGGTGGCGCGCCCCGTGAAGACGCTGGTGCTTTCCGCACCGGCGGCGCGGGATGTCCGGACCTATCCCGGCAAGATCCTCGCGTCCCAGAGGGTCGATCTCGCCTTTCGTGTCTCCGGTCCTCTTGTGGAGCTGCCCGTCCGGAAAGCCCAGAACGTTGCGAAGGGTGATCTCCTCGCCCGGCTGGACCCGAGGGATTTCGAGATTCAGCTCCAGAATGTCAAAAGTACTCTCGCGAACGCCCAGGCACAGCTTGCAGCCATGCGAGCTGGGGCCCGCAAGGAAGAGGTTTCCGCCCTGTCGTCCCAGCTTGCATCGTCCCGGGCGCGCATGGAGGAGGCGGAAGCCCAGTACCGTCGTTTCGAGCGGCTTTACAAGGAGGGTGCCATTGCGGCGGCGGAGTTCGACCGCTACAAGACCGCCTACGAGGTCTCCAAGGCCACGGTGAACGAGGCAAGCCAGGAATTGCAGAAGGCGAAAACAGGAGCCCGCCCGGAGGACATTCAGGCCATGGAGGCGACTATCCGCGGTCTCGAATCCTCGGTGAAGGCTGCGGAGAGCGCGCTTTCGGACACAGAACTTCGGGCGCCCTTCGACGGAATCGTGGCGGATCGCTACGTGGAGAACTTTCAGAGCATCCAGCGGGATCAACCCATCCTCGCCCTCCAGGATCTGAAAGACCTCGAGGTGGTCATCTCCGTTCCGGAACAGGACCTTACCCGGGCGAGGAGCGCCGACGCCGTGACAGTCCAGGTACGCTTCGAAAACATCCCCGGGAAGACTTTTTCCGCCACGTTCAAGGAGGTCGCCACCCAGGCGGATCCCCAGACTCAGACCTATCCCGTGACCTTCCGCATGCCCTACCCGGAGGAACTCATGGTGCTTCCCGGCATGACTGTGGAAGTTCTTCTGGGATTCCAGAGCAACGCCACCGGAGACGGGGGATTCGTGGTTCCCACCGAAGCGGTTGCCGCGGGTGAGGGTACGTCGCATTTTCTCCTGGTCGTGGACGAACCGGCCCTGACGGTACGGCGCGTCCCTGTGGACGTGCTCTCCTTCCGGAAAGAAGATGCGGTGGTGAGCGGCGATCTCGCTCCGGGAACCCGGGTGGTTGTTGCGGGGGTGAGCCTGCTTGCCGAGGGAGAGGCTGTGACGCTCTACGCCCCGGAGGAGACACCGCTCCCCGCCGCGGAATAG
- a CDS encoding TolC family protein gives MSVRRTHSVPLRCPQVHRRFSKERSAWWTHGMACPETSGLRGILAVFLFIVGVLVVSFPAVAAEISLPEYLHLVLGENKEAKASLARVESARASVAFTAAEQRMNVGVKGETARVLREEEGQYALSLALSQRIDLWGKYDLQERAALLALDARRATHAQLVNTLLTDAEGAYWTAFMARKNLVLYESLIHQREEDLRVAEERYRVGAAPRLDVIRASVQLEKVRGEATRAEAIHRDALASLARLAGGTAVEPPETQLEKPELSFPVDLSRAERQRPDLQVARITEELAKVERDLAKLGMKPTLDASLQYTILTDSSKASVPQEDGMLSLVLGVTLYDGGATKADTARKEHLVAAAGFDREDRRDALVKELASATHRWEKALALERTKAKEVELAVEELRITRLRYETGAGTQLDLLDSQVNEQSAATEYLDAVKEMYLALVDLRSALGEYAVQYAHEAGSTTSIP, from the coding sequence ATGTCCGTGAGAAGAACCCATTCCGTGCCGTTGCGGTGTCCTCAGGTACATCGCCGTTTTTCGAAAGAGCGTTCCGCCTGGTGGACCCATGGGATGGCCTGCCCCGAAACCTCAGGTCTTCGCGGCATTCTCGCGGTGTTTCTTTTCATCGTGGGCGTTCTGGTGGTGTCCTTTCCCGCAGTCGCTGCGGAGATTTCCCTGCCGGAGTACCTGCACCTGGTTCTCGGGGAAAACAAGGAGGCCAAGGCGTCCCTCGCCAGGGTCGAGAGCGCCCGCGCCTCGGTGGCATTCACCGCGGCGGAACAGCGCATGAACGTGGGCGTCAAGGGGGAGACCGCCAGGGTTCTTCGGGAGGAGGAGGGGCAGTACGCGCTTTCCCTGGCTCTCAGCCAGCGCATCGATCTGTGGGGAAAGTACGACCTCCAGGAACGGGCAGCTCTTCTGGCCTTGGACGCTCGCAGGGCGACGCACGCCCAACTCGTGAACACCCTGCTCACCGATGCGGAGGGTGCCTACTGGACGGCTTTCATGGCCCGCAAGAATCTGGTTCTCTATGAGAGCCTCATCCATCAGCGCGAGGAGGATCTGCGTGTCGCGGAGGAACGCTATCGCGTGGGAGCCGCTCCCCGCCTCGACGTGATTCGTGCCTCGGTGCAGCTCGAAAAAGTTCGGGGTGAGGCGACCCGGGCCGAGGCGATCCATCGCGATGCCCTGGCCTCTCTCGCGAGACTCGCGGGAGGAACGGCGGTGGAACCTCCCGAGACGCAACTGGAGAAACCGGAGCTTTCGTTCCCCGTTGACCTTTCTCGGGCGGAGAGACAGCGCCCAGACCTGCAAGTCGCCCGCATCACGGAGGAGCTGGCTAAAGTGGAGAGGGATCTGGCCAAGCTTGGCATGAAGCCCACGCTGGATGCGTCGCTTCAGTACACCATCCTCACCGATTCGTCCAAGGCGAGCGTTCCCCAGGAGGACGGCATGCTCTCCCTGGTGCTGGGAGTCACCCTGTACGACGGAGGCGCCACGAAGGCCGATACGGCACGAAAGGAACATCTCGTCGCCGCGGCGGGTTTCGACCGCGAGGACCGGCGGGATGCCCTTGTCAAGGAGCTTGCGTCAGCGACGCACCGGTGGGAGAAAGCTCTGGCGCTGGAACGGACCAAGGCCAAGGAAGTGGAGCTTGCGGTGGAGGAACTCCGCATTACCAGGCTCCGCTACGAGACCGGGGCCGGAACCCAGCTCGACCTTCTGGATTCCCAGGTGAACGAGCAGAGTGCCGCCACGGAATATCTGGATGCGGTGAAGGAGATGTACCTCGCGTTGGTGGATCTGCGGAGCGCCCTGGGGGAATACGCGGTGCAATACGCGCACGAGGCGGGATCGACCACGTCCATTCCCTGA